In the genome of Carassius carassius chromosome 47, fCarCar2.1, whole genome shotgun sequence, one region contains:
- the rrm1 gene encoding ribonucleoside-diphosphate reductase large subunit: MHVIKRDGHQERVMFDKITSRIQKLCYGLNAEFVDPTQITMKVIQGLYSGVTTVELDTLAAEITATLTTKHPDYAILAARIAVSNLHKETKKVFSEVMEDLYNYVNPLNGHHSPMISKETLDIVLANKDRLNSAIIFDRDFSYNFFGFKTLERSYLLKINGKVAERPQHMLMRVSVGIHKEDIAAAIETYNLLSEKWFTHASPTLFNAGTNRPQLSSCFLLAMKDDSIEGIYDTLKQCALISKSAGGIGVAVSCIRATGSYIAGTNGNSNGLVPMLRVYNNTARYVDQGGNKRPGAFAMYLEPWHFDIFDFLELKKNTGKEEQRARDLFYALWIPDLFMKRVETNADWSLMCPSDCPGLDECWGEEFEKLYMKYEQEGRAKRVVKAQQLWYAIIESQTETGTPYMLYKDACNRKSNQQNLGTIKCSNLCTEIVEYTSKDEVAVCNLASIALNMYVTPERTFDFQKLASVTKVIVKNLNKIIDVNYYPVREAENSNKRHRPIGIGVQGLADAFILMRFPFESAEAQLLNTQIFETIYYAALESSCELAAECGPYETYAGSPVSKGILQYDMWEKTPTDLWDWAALKEKITKHGVRNSLLLAPMPTASTAQILGNNESIEPYTSNIYTRRVLSGEFQIVNPHLLKDLTERGLWNEEMKNQLIAQNGSIQAIPTIPDDLKELYKTVWEISQKTILKMAADRGAFIDQSQSLNIHIAEPNYGKLTSMHFYGWKQGLKTGMYYLRTKPAANPIQFTLDKEKLKETQESTSNEEETKERNKAAMVCSLENRDECLMCGS, from the exons ACTCAGATCACCATGAAGGTGATTCAGGGCCTTTACAGCGGTGTCACCACAGTAGAGCTGGACACCCTGGCTGCTGAGATCACTGCCACCCTCACCACCAAACACCCTGACTATGCCATCCTGGCGGCCCGCATCGCTGTGTCCAACCTGCACAAAGAAACCAAGAAGGTCTTCAGTG AGGTTATGGAGGACCTCTACAACTATGTGAATCCCCTGAACGGCCACCACTCGCCTATGATTTCCAAGGAAACCCTCGACATTGTTTTAGCCAACAAAGAT CGGCTCAACTCTGCCATCATTTTTGACAGAGATTTCTCCTACAACTTCTTTGGCTTCAAG ACATTGGAGCGCTCATATCTGCTGAAGATCAATGGAAAGG TTGCTGAGCGGCCACAACACATGCTGATGAGAGTGTCTGTGGGAATCCATAAGGAGGACATTGCGGCAGCTATAGAAACCTACAACCTGCTGTCTGAGAAGTGGTTCACTCATGCTTCTCCTACACTCTTCAATGCCGGCACCAACCGGCCACAGCTCTCCAG TTGCTTCCTGCTTGCTATGAAGGATGACAGTATTGAGGGGATCTATGACACCTTGAAGCAGTGCGCCCTCATTTCTAAGTCTGCGGGAGGTATCGGGGTGGCAGTGAGCTGCATTAGAGCCACTGGCAGCTACATCGCAGGG ACAAATGGCAACTCAAATGGCCTGGTTCCTATGCTCCGTGTCTACAACAACACCGCACGCTATGTGGATCAAGGAGGAAATAAG AGACCTGGAGCTTTTGCCATGTACCTGGAGCCctggcattttgacattttcgACTTCCTAGAGCTTAAAAAGAACACCGGTAAAGAGGAACAGAGAGCTAGAGATCTGTTTTACGCCCTCTGGATCCCCGATCTCTTCATGAAGCGAGTGGAGACCAATGCG GACTGGTCTCTGATGTGCCCCAGTGACTGTCCCGGGCTGGATGAGTGCTGGGGAGAGGAATTTGAGAAGCTCTACATGAA ATATGAGCAGGAGGGAAGAGCTAAGCGTGTGGTGAAGGCTCAGCAGCTGTGGTATGCCATCATTGAGTCTCAGACAGAGACCGGCACACCCTACATGCTCTACAAGGACGCCTGCAACCGCAAAAGCAACCAGCAGAACCTGGGCACCATTAAATGCAGTAACCTGTGCACAGAAATTGTAGAGTACACCAGTAAGGATGAG GTGGCTGTTTGCAACCTGGCGTCCATCGCACTTAACATGTACGTCACCCCAGAACGAACTTTTGACTTCCAGAAGCTGGCATCTGTTACGAAAGTCATTGTGAAAAACCTAAACAAAATCATCGATGTCAACTACTACCCAGTGCGAGAG GCAGAAAATTCCAACAAGCGTCACAGGCCCATCGGTATCGGCGTTCAGGGTCTGGCTGATGCCTTTATTCTCATGCGTTTCCCCTTTGAGAGCGCAGAGGCTCAGCTCCTCAACACACAGATCTTTGAGACCATCTACTACGCTGCGCTGGAGTCCAGCTGTGAGCTGGCTGCGGAATGTGGGCCGTATGAAACATATGCTGGCTCTCCTGTGAGCAAGGGC ATCCTGCAGTATGATATGTGGGAGAAGACACCTACAGACCTGTGGGACTGGGCCGCACTCAAGGAGAAGATCACAAA GCATGGAGTGCGTAACAGTCTGCTGCTGGCTCCCATGCCCACTGCCTCCACTGCTCAGATCCTGGGCAACAACGAGTCAATCGAGCCGTATACTAGCAACATCTACACACGCAGAGTTCTGTCTGGAGAGTTTCAG ATTGTGAACCCACATCTTCTCAAAGACCTCACAGAACGAGGACTTTGGAACGAAGAAATGAAAAACCAGTTAATCGCTCAGAACGGATCCATTCAG GCTATTCCCACAATACCAGATGACCTGAAGGAGCTGTATAAGACTGTGTGGGAGATCTCTCAAAAGACCATCTTAAAGATGGCTGCGGACAGAGGAGCCTTCATTGACCAGAGCCAGTCCCTCAACATCCACATTGCTGAACCCAACTATGGCAAACTGACCAGCATGCACTTCTATGGCTGGAAGCAG GGTCTTAAAACAGGAATGTACTACCTGAGAACTAAACCAGCCGCCAACCCCATCCAGTTCACTCTCGACAAAGAAAAACTGAAGGAGACGCAGGAAAGTACAAGCAACGAGGAGGAAACCAAAGAACGCAACAAAGCAGCTATGGTGTGTTCATTGGAGAACCGTGATGAGTGTCTGATGTGCGGTTCATGA